Proteins encoded within one genomic window of Candidatus Thermoplasmatota archaeon:
- a CDS encoding S26 family signal peptidase: MAKKKSPARVVLAIASWILFAAIALPIVTGRPVFSYASSGSMEPTIKTFDGFFVEPWPSHLQVGDIIVFQSTTRGGPSVHRIVGGDARNGWYTQGDANPEIDQVGGEVAVTADRVMGRVVTVDGKPVLVEGFGVAVVEATIAWVRIENAAGGARNLAAGAFVAVGAVAAFAFVWGGSRLPERRDRSPRLERALSRLFPYGILGKHVAIGLFVVLLAATAYGAASARREVPTHVVVVADPSSGDGIRAGAQGQVLDRKVSLGSLGFLPTTAILEAGSPGIVAPMGTRHVPPWTRVEMPYQLVAGERVGLQEETVLVYRYPAAFPEFLTRAMHDTFPGSPYFALASLFAAAGAAWVRALGVWNRPVGREFGWEAA; the protein is encoded by the coding sequence ATGGCGAAGAAGAAATCCCCGGCGCGCGTCGTTCTCGCGATCGCAAGCTGGATCCTCTTCGCCGCGATCGCCCTCCCCATCGTGACGGGACGGCCGGTCTTCTCGTACGCCTCTTCCGGGTCGATGGAGCCGACGATCAAGACGTTCGACGGCTTCTTCGTCGAACCGTGGCCGTCGCATCTCCAGGTCGGGGACATCATCGTCTTCCAGTCGACGACGCGCGGCGGTCCGAGCGTCCACCGCATCGTCGGGGGCGACGCCCGCAACGGCTGGTACACGCAGGGGGATGCCAATCCCGAGATCGACCAGGTCGGGGGCGAGGTCGCCGTCACGGCCGACCGCGTGATGGGGCGCGTCGTGACGGTCGACGGGAAACCCGTTCTCGTCGAGGGGTTCGGCGTCGCCGTCGTCGAGGCGACCATCGCGTGGGTGAGGATCGAGAATGCGGCGGGCGGGGCGCGCAACCTCGCGGCCGGCGCGTTCGTGGCCGTCGGCGCGGTCGCGGCTTTCGCCTTCGTCTGGGGCGGATCGCGTCTGCCCGAGCGTCGCGACCGCTCGCCTCGGCTCGAGCGCGCGCTCAGCCGCCTCTTCCCGTACGGAATTTTGGGCAAGCATGTGGCGATCGGGCTTTTCGTGGTCCTCCTCGCCGCGACGGCCTACGGGGCCGCCTCGGCGCGCCGCGAAGTGCCCACGCATGTCGTTGTCGTCGCGGATCCCTCGTCGGGCGACGGCATCCGGGCGGGCGCGCAGGGCCAGGTCCTCGATCGCAAGGTCTCGCTCGGAAGCCTCGGTTTCCTCCCGACGACGGCCATCCTCGAGGCCGGATCGCCCGGCATCGTCGCCCCGATGGGGACGAGGCACGTTCCGCCCTGGACCCGGGTGGAGATGCCCTATCAGCTCGTCGCCGGTGAACGCGTCGGCCTCCAGGAGGAAACCGTGCTCGTGTACCGGTATCCCGCAGCCTTCCCGGAATTTTTGACGCGCGCCATGCACGACACGTTCCCCGGTTCGCCCTACTTCGCGCTCGCGTCGCTTTTCGCCGCCGCGGGCGCCGCCTGGGTCCGCGCGCTCGGCGTCTGGAACCGGCCCGTCGGTCGCGAGTTCGGATGGGAGGCCGCATGA